The Streptomyces tubercidicus DNA segment TGCCAGATGCTCGTCTTGGGCGGCTTCGGTGGCTCGGCGAGCTGGTACTCGGCGGCGAAGGGGTGGCGGGGGTCCTTGTCGTCGGAGCCCTGGTAGAGGGTGACTTCCGCGTCGTTCCAGCGCACGATCATGTCCATGTGCCGGGTACCGCCGGCCGAGCCGCCGGTGAAGTACCCCGACGCGATGTGGGTGGCCTTCTCCCACGGCGCGGCGGCGAAGACCGGGCGGTAGCGGACCTGCTGCACCCAAGCACCCAGGTCATCCACCCGGGCGTCCACGGCGCCGGTGCGAGTCTCGGTCGGGGCGGTGCCCAGGCACCCACCCTGCCAGGACACACTGTTGACGGCTACCAGCTCCACCCGGCCACCGCTCTCCCGCAGCGCCGGACCTCCGGTGTCGCCCTGGCACACGGCCGCGCTCTTACCGGTGATCTCCAGCGTCCCGTCCTGCACCGCGTCGACCGTGAAGGCGGCCGCGTGCAGCTTGTCGGGCACCCACTCGGTCGCGGTCCGCCCAAAACCGATGACCTTCAACTCCTCACCCTGAGCGGGAGAAGCCGAGGCAAGGGTCACGGGCGTGATGCCGCTGACCGGCTTCGCCAGCTGGGCCATCACCACATCGCGCCCCGGATAGGGCACCACCTGGGTGACGTCGGCAACCGTTCCTGCCGAACCACTCAGGTCGGTCCGACCGACGGTCACCGAGGTCTTCCACTTGGGCGCACCCTCGGTGACCTTCGGGCTCTTGGGGTCGTCGGCGAAGCAGCCGGCGGCGGTGAGCACCCATTGCTTGTCCACCAGCGCACCCGAGCAACTGCGCTTGCCGTCACCGATGCCGAGCTTCACGGCGAACGCGTAGGTCTCGCCCGAGGCGGCGGTGCCACCTGCGACTGCGTACGCCGGCACGCCCGTCATGAAGGAGGCCGCGCATAATCCTGATATCCACGCGGCGCGCGAACGTCTGCCCATCACTGACACTTTCTGTTCGATCGAGGAAGGGGGCACAGTTCCGGGCACGCTCAACAGCGTGCCCCTGCCCACTTGGTGCCGGAGAAGTTGCCGCCCGACGGCGTCAGCTGGTGACGCGGAGCTCCACAAGGACTGAGCGCTTCTCGGAGTTGCCGGCCTCGCCCAATGGCTTGTAGTCGTTCTTGGGCGCGTTGATGACGGTTTCCTTGCCGTCTGCGGTGATCGTGGCCTGCACCGGGTGCCCCACGGTCCACATCCCGAAGGCGTCGGCCAACTCCATCGTCAGATAGCCCTTGGTGCCACGGACCGCAAAACAGTAATCCACCTGGCCCGTACGGGATTTGACCATGATGTCGTAGGCGGAGTCGCAGCCGGTCAGCACGATGTGACCGTCGCCCCGCTTCAGGGAGATCTTCTGATCCTGCAGGATCCGCGCGGCGTTCGGGTAGCTGAAGTCCTCGACCGCGGAGGGCATCTCGGTTGCGGTCGCGGACGGCGGATCGTCCTGCGGGGCGGCCTGCGCAATCGTCAGGCCGGCCATCACCGCCGACAGCGACATTGCGCCAACAAGGCTGGCTAACAGCGCTTTTCGGGCACGAGCTATCACTACGGTGTCCTTCCGGCTAAAGGGTTGGATATCAACATGTGTCGTTACAGTGAAGAAGTAAAGCATATGTAAGGCATATGTGAACGTGTTCATGACTCGTTCGTGACGGTGGCTGCCAACTTCCGCCCGAACGAGATGCCGGGCCCTGGACGCACGAGCATGCGCGGGAGGGCAAGATCCGGACCAGGCGCGGACCAGTCCCCAGAGTGTGGGGTCGTTGCAACACTCAGACAGGCCAACGCCGCCGGGGACGCATGTATGCGGGACTACGCACCCCCGCCACTCACAGGACGGCGTTCGATGCTCCCGACTGGCGAATGAGCGAAAATTCCTGCCCCTCGGGAGGCAGGAAGGTCACCCCAGGAAGCTCAACCGGACCCGACGGTCCGTGTTGCTCGTGTTCGTGTCGACCAGGCAGACCGACTGCCAGGTGCCCAGAGCCATGTGACCCGCTACGACGGGGAGGGTGGCGTGGGGTGGGACCAGGGCGGGGAGGACGTGGTCGCGGCCGTGGCCGGGGGTGCCGTGGCGGTGGTGCCAGCGGTTGTCGGCGGGGAGGAGGTCGCGCAAGGCGGCCAGGAGGTCTTCGTCGCTGCCTGCGCCGGTTTCCAATACGGCAATGCCGGCCGTTGCGTGCGGCACGAAAATATTCAGCAGGCCGTCGCGGCCCTCAGCTGTTTCGCGGAGGAAGGCGGCGCAGTCGGCGGTGAGGTCGGCGACGGTTTCCGTGGTGCCGGTGGTGATGTCCAGGGTGCGAGTGGTGAATGCGGTGCTCATGCGTTCATTTTCGTATGGATGGTGCGTCCTCGTCCGTACCCCCGAGGGGTGTCGTTCGCAATGCCGGATCCATGCTGCGGCAACAAAGGTCCATCAGCCGAGACGGTGTTTGACCCCTCTTTGAGCACGCCGCTACGTTCAGCGGCATGTCTTCATCAGCCCTGCTCACCACGCGCGGTCATATCGACCTGCTGCGGGTGGCTTCTGCCGCGTGTCGCCGCGGCGGCCGTTGCTGATGCGCTCTGTGTTGTTGACGCGCTGCTGTCGCTGAGGGCGTTGCGCGTGTGCGGCTGAGGGCTTTTTCGGTCGGCTGAGTGGGCCGGTTGCCCGTGTTTCGCCAGTGATATTGCTGGTGGCTGGTTCTGGTGGCTGGTTTCTGGGCGCCGCGGTATTGCGCGGACTGTGTGTGATCGCGCCGGTTCTTCCCCTTCCCCCTCTCCCTTCCCCTCTCCCTTCCCCTTCCTCCCTTTTTCCCCTTCTTGGGTTGAGCTTTCTGCGGAGTGTTTATGACTCTTGATCAGGCCGTGCGCGGCGGCCATGCCCCGCCCGATTCTTCCGGTCATGCGGTACGGCCGTCACTCGGCAAGGAGGCTGCGGACGACGCGGCCGTGGTGAGCGATGGGCCCGTGCTGGAGCGGGTTGTCGCGGTCTCGGGGCGGCGGTGGGCGGTGCCGCGGTGGTTGCGCCGTGCGGTGGGGCCCGTTGCGCTGCTGGTGTTGTGGCAGGTGCTGAGTGCGAGCGGTGCGCTGGCGGAGGAGATCCTGGCGTCGCCCGGCACCATCGCGGCCACTACCGGGGATCTGGTCGCGGACGGGACGTTGCCGTCGGCGATGCTGGTTTCTCTCCAACGGGTCGCGGTGGGGCTGTTGTTGGGTGGAGTGGTCGGGGTGGTGTTGGCGCTTGCGTCGGGGCTTTCGCGGCTCGGTGAGGACCTTGTTGACGCCACCGTGCAGATGCTGCGGTCCATCCCGTGGGTGGGTGTGATCCCGCTGTTCATCATCTGGCTGGGTATCGGTGAGGCGCCCAAGATCGCGTTGATCTCGCTGGGAGTGGCCTTCCATCTGTATCTGAATGTCTATGCCGGTATCCGTGGCGTGGATGCCCAGTTGGTGGAGGCCGGGACCTCGCTCGGGCTGAGCCGGTGGGGGCTGATCCGGCATGTCGTGCTGCC contains these protein-coding regions:
- a CDS encoding S1 family peptidase, giving the protein MTGVPAYAVAGGTAASGETYAFAVKLGIGDGKRSCSGALVDKQWVLTAAGCFADDPKSPKVTEGAPKWKTSVTVGRTDLSGSAGTVADVTQVVPYPGRDVVMAQLAKPVSGITPVTLASASPAQGEELKVIGFGRTATEWVPDKLHAAAFTVDAVQDGTLEITGKSAAVCQGDTGGPALRESGGRVELVAVNSVSWQGGCLGTAPTETRTGAVDARVDDLGAWVQQVRYRPVFAAAPWEKATHIASGYFTGGSAGGTRHMDMIVRWNDAEVTLYQGSDDKDPRHPFAAEYQLAEPPKPPKTSIWQHAKQITGASFGGGTDGLVVRWGDGELTQYTHVDAKGFHGEKQLAKAKNTLWPHATQITAGRYSTDQQRDDLLVTWDDGRVTLHPDLDTNGVADKAQKVIVNKNTTWPHATHISAGEFTGKKTMDLLVRWSDGEATIYPGVDTAGFHGESQLFKPKTDWDDATVVNAGAFVGNERIHDVLVRRENGALSIYPGLSPETKPREVKIVG
- a CDS encoding secondary thiamine-phosphate synthase enzyme YjbQ encodes the protein MSTAFTTRTLDITTGTTETVADLTADCAAFLRETAEGRDGLLNIFVPHATAGIAVLETGAGSDEDLLAALRDLLPADNRWHHRHGTPGHGRDHVLPALVPPHATLPVVAGHMALGTWQSVCLVDTNTSNTDRRVRLSFLG
- a CDS encoding putative leader peptide, whose translation is MSSSALLTTRGHIDLLRVASAACRRGGRC
- a CDS encoding ABC transporter permease — protein: MTLDQAVRGGHAPPDSSGHAVRPSLGKEAADDAAVVSDGPVLERVVAVSGRRWAVPRWLRRAVGPVALLVLWQVLSASGALAEEILASPGTIAATTGDLVADGTLPSAMLVSLQRVAVGLLLGGVVGVVLALASGLSRLGEDLVDATVQMLRSIPWVGVIPLFIIWLGIGEAPKIALISLGVAFHLYLNVYAGIRGVDAQLVEAGTSLGLSRWGLIRHVVLPGALPGAMTGLRYSLATAWLALVFGEQVNADDGLGFLMNQAREFFRTDVIVVCLVVYAILGLIADFLVRTLERLLLQWRPTFTGQ